Proteins found in one Campylobacter canadensis genomic segment:
- a CDS encoding Fur family transcriptional regulator, with translation MENVEYDVLLDEFKKILKSKGLKYTSQRENMLKYLYHQEGHSTPDEINDALKKMDSGASIGIATVYRTLNLLEESGMVTSISLGAEGKKFELANKPHHDHMICKTCGKIIEFQDDTIENRQIKIAKEHNFKLSSHLMQLYGTCSDCQKNK, from the coding sequence ATGGAAAATGTAGAATATGATGTTTTGTTAGATGAGTTTAAAAAGATTTTAAAAAGCAAGGGCTTAAAATATACTTCTCAAAGAGAAAATATGCTTAAATATTTATATCATCAAGAAGGACACTCAACACCTGATGAAATTAATGACGCTTTAAAAAAGATGGATTCTGGTGCTAGTATAGGTATTGCAACGGTTTATAGAACTTTAAATTTATTAGAAGAATCAGGTATGGTAACCTCAATTTCACTAGGAGCTGAAGGTAAAAAATTTGAATTAGCAAATAAGCCACACCACGACCATATGATTTGCAAAACTTGTGGAAAAATTATTGAATTTCAAGATGATACAATTGAAAATAGACAAATTAAAATCGCAAAAGAGCATAATTTTAAATTGTCTTCACACTTAATGCAGTTATATGGAACTTGCTCT
- a CDS encoding CvpA family protein — MNHSLIFDFAVLAIVFVLAINGIWRGLVREGFGLAGIVFGVYLSTKNASTAGQLIKEHIYKSDNEVLLTLFGFVIILLCIWCLFIIAGIFISKLVKLSGLGMIDKICGYLFGVAKIFIIISIIITTISNIPVLNKKVAETLKDSFMYPTLLAVGSSLAKVSSVNEILEKNELKLDKDKLQQISFKE, encoded by the coding sequence ATGAATCATTCTTTAATTTTTGACTTTGCTGTTTTAGCTATTGTGTTTGTTTTGGCTATAAATGGTATATGGCGTGGACTTGTAAGAGAAGGCTTTGGTTTAGCAGGTATAGTTTTTGGTGTTTATTTAAGCACCAAAAACGCAAGTACAGCAGGGCAATTAATAAAAGAACATATTTATAAAAGTGATAATGAAGTATTGCTAACTTTATTTGGTTTTGTGATAATATTATTATGTATATGGTGCTTGTTTATCATTGCTGGTATTTTTATTTCTAAACTAGTTAAGTTAAGCGGTTTAGGTATGATTGATAAAATTTGTGGTTATTTATTTGGGGTAGCAAAAATTTTTATTATTATTTCAATTATAATCACTACAATAAGTAATATACCTGTGTTAAATAAAAAAGTAGCTGAGACTTTAAAAGATTCTTTTATGTATCCTACTTTATTAGCAGTTGGTTCTTCGTTAGCAAAGGTTAGTTCTGTTAATGAAATATTAGAAAAAAACGAATTAAAATTAGATAAAGACAAATTACAACAAATTTCATTTAAGGAGTAA
- a CDS encoding type IV pilus twitching motility protein PilT encodes MENQLLEMNELLAFMKENNASDLHLVPGKRPIIRIHGVLTDLEFDILTPDVIKNSCYSIISDSQKASLEETKELDFAYPVRGVGRFRGNYYYVEEGKLAAAFRMIPDTIPSLDELKSPAVFKELIKKEKGLILVTGATGSGKSTTLAAMLNEINQTERKHILTIEHPVEFMHQSKKSIFSYRNVDIDTKSFKNALKSALRQDPDIILIGEMRDKETIEAAITAAETGHLVFGTLHTNSAAQTINRIVDSFEGSEQEQIRNMLSFSLNAIVSQCLIPRNGGGRVAIHEILINNFAIANLIRENKNHQIYSQMQLNQQATGMRTQTQSLVEAVKANYITRELALRYSTNYNELMNLI; translated from the coding sequence ATGGAAAATCAATTACTAGAAATGAATGAACTTTTAGCGTTTATGAAAGAAAATAACGCTTCAGACTTACACTTAGTTCCAGGAAAAAGACCAATTATAAGAATACACGGTGTTTTAACGGATTTAGAATTTGATATTTTAACACCAGATGTAATTAAAAATTCTTGCTATAGCATTATCTCAGATTCTCAAAAAGCTTCTTTAGAAGAGACAAAAGAATTAGATTTTGCATATCCTGTAAGAGGGGTTGGTCGTTTTAGGGGAAACTATTATTATGTGGAAGAAGGCAAGCTTGCAGCAGCCTTTCGTATGATTCCTGATACCATTCCTAGCCTTGATGAGTTAAAATCTCCTGCAGTTTTTAAAGAATTAATTAAAAAAGAAAAAGGTTTAATTTTAGTAACAGGAGCAACAGGTAGTGGTAAATCAACAACACTAGCTGCTATGTTAAATGAAATTAATCAAACAGAAAGAAAGCATATTTTAACAATTGAACACCCAGTTGAATTTATGCACCAAAGTAAAAAATCAATTTTTTCATACAGAAACGTTGATATAGATACTAAAAGCTTTAAAAATGCGCTTAAATCAGCTTTAAGACAAGACCCTGATATTATCTTAATCGGTGAGATGAGAGATAAAGAAACAATAGAAGCTGCTATTACTGCTGCTGAAACAGGACACTTAGTTTTTGGAACACTTCATACTAACTCAGCAGCACAAACCATTAACCGTATTGTAGATAGCTTTGAAGGAAGCGAACAAGAGCAAATTAGAAATATGCTTTCATTCTCTCTTAACGCTATTGTTTCACAATGCTTAATTCCAAGAAATGGCGGTGGCCGTGTTGCGATTCACGAAATTTTAATTAATAACTTTGCTATTGCAAATTTAATTCGTGAAAATAAAAATCATCAGATTTATTCGCAAATGCAGTTAAATCAACAAGCAACAGGTATGAGAACACAAACTCAAAGTTTAGTTGAAGCGGTAAAGGCTAATTACATTACTAGAGAATTAGCTTTAAGATATAGTACAAATTACAATGAATTGATGAATTTAATATGA
- the gatC gene encoding Asp-tRNA(Asn)/Glu-tRNA(Gln) amidotransferase subunit GatC, producing the protein MVDKILINRLEKLSALKLDDSQKDEMINDFNDILNFVEILNSVDTKSVNIENSSFTPLREDIAKNSNIISDVLNHAPSKEETFFKVPKIIE; encoded by the coding sequence ATGGTAGATAAAATCTTAATTAATCGCTTAGAAAAACTTAGTGCATTAAAATTAGATGATTCTCAAAAAGATGAGATGATAAATGATTTTAATGATATTTTAAATTTTGTTGAAATTTTAAATTCAGTTGATACTAAGTCAGTTAATATTGAAAATTCTTCTTTTACACCTTTAAGAGAAGACATAGCAAAAAATTCTAATATAATAAGTGATGTTTTAAATCACGCACCTAGCAAAGAAGAAACTTTTTTTAAAGTTCCAAAGATTATAGAATAG
- a CDS encoding type III pantothenate kinase, with the protein MILVDIGNTTACIYESNKAHRINISDFNPKNISKKAYYICVNPNYSILPDNYINLEPYFKLNSDYLGLGVDRIAVCYCIENGIIVDAGSAITVDKMQNNKHCGGFILPGLNAYLNAYKNISSRLDYQLNTKIDLTLLPNSTKDAISYAVLKSIILSISEFAQNQTIYLTGGDACYLNQYFKNAINEKDLIFKGMLKLISSLKL; encoded by the coding sequence ATGATTTTAGTTGATATTGGAAATACCACCGCTTGTATTTATGAAAGTAATAAAGCTCATAGAATAAATATTAGCGATTTTAATCCAAAAAATATTAGCAAAAAAGCTTATTATATTTGTGTTAATCCAAACTATTCTATCTTGCCAGATAATTATATAAACCTTGAGCCTTATTTTAAATTAAATAGCGATTATTTAGGTCTTGGGGTTGATAGAATTGCGGTTTGTTATTGCATAGAAAATGGTATTATCGTTGATGCTGGTAGTGCAATAACAGTTGATAAAATGCAAAATAATAAACATTGCGGTGGTTTTATCTTGCCAGGACTTAATGCTTACTTAAACGCTTATAAAAATATTTCTTCAAGACTTGATTATCAATTAAATACAAAGATTGACTTAACATTGTTACCAAACTCTACAAAAGATGCGATTTCTTATGCAGTATTAAAAAGTATTATTTTAAGCATTAGCGAGTTTGCTCAAAATCAAACCATTTACCTAACTGGCGGTGATGCTTGCTACTTAAATCAATACTTTAAAAATGCAATCAATGAAAAAGATTTAATTTTTAAAGGAATGCTTAAGTTAATTAGTAGTTTAAAATTATGA
- a CDS encoding FAD-dependent oxidoreductase, which produces MTQHFDVIVVGGGISGAALFYELSKYTNVKKVALIEKYHALSTLNSAGTSNSQTIHIGDIETNYTYEKASKVKPNADMIINYGKLVNAQEVFMYSHQKMALAVGEEECEFMQKRYEEFKDLYPYIKFFDKEKLKEIEPKIVEGAKGGDRPEKIVAMGALAGDTYTTVDFGKMSESLAKEALKANENNQIFFNEEIVNIYKKGDEFHLNSASGASFSANFVVVNAGAHSLFLAHKMGYGLDFACLPVAGSFYLTKKHLLNGKVYMVQNPKLPFAALHGDPDILCDMNTRFGPTALCLPKLERYHGLKSLPEFFKTLRLDSTTIKILLDLMKDKTIRNYILYNYLFELPFYNKKLFVKDARKIVPTLSTDDIYYAKGFGGVRPQVLNKTEKKLMLGEASINPGGGIIFNMTPSPGATSCLGNAFRDLKQVCEYLQLEFNEALFNKELRGQE; this is translated from the coding sequence ATGACACAGCATTTTGATGTTATTGTAGTTGGTGGCGGTATAAGTGGTGCAGCGCTTTTTTATGAATTGAGTAAATATACAAATGTAAAAAAAGTTGCTCTTATTGAAAAATATCACGCTCTTAGCACCTTAAATTCAGCAGGTACAAGCAATTCACAAACAATTCACATAGGTGATATAGAAACAAATTATACCTATGAAAAAGCAAGCAAAGTAAAACCTAATGCGGATATGATTATTAACTATGGCAAACTTGTAAATGCGCAAGAAGTTTTTATGTATTCGCATCAGAAAATGGCTTTAGCAGTCGGTGAAGAAGAATGCGAATTTATGCAAAAAAGATACGAAGAATTTAAAGATTTGTATCCATATATTAAATTTTTTGATAAAGAAAAATTAAAAGAAATAGAGCCTAAAATTGTTGAAGGTGCAAAAGGCGGCGATAGACCAGAAAAAATAGTAGCAATGGGTGCTTTAGCAGGAGATACTTACACAACAGTTGATTTTGGAAAAATGAGTGAAAGCCTTGCTAAAGAAGCGCTTAAAGCAAATGAAAATAACCAAATATTTTTTAATGAAGAAATAGTAAATATTTATAAAAAAGGCGATGAATTTCATTTAAATAGTGCGAGTGGTGCTAGTTTTAGTGCAAATTTTGTTGTGGTAAATGCAGGAGCACATTCTTTATTTTTAGCACACAAAATGGGTTATGGGCTTGATTTTGCCTGCTTACCTGTAGCAGGTAGTTTTTATTTAACTAAAAAACATTTATTAAATGGTAAGGTTTATATGGTGCAAAACCCTAAATTACCATTTGCTGCTTTACACGGCGACCCTGATATTTTATGTGATATGAATACAAGATTTGGACCAACAGCCTTATGTTTGCCTAAGCTAGAAAGATATCACGGACTTAAATCTTTACCAGAATTTTTTAAAACCTTAAGGCTTGATTCAACTACAATTAAAATCCTACTTGATTTAATGAAAGATAAAACAATAAGAAATTATATTTTATATAATTATTTATTTGAACTTCCATTTTACAACAAAAAACTTTTTGTAAAAGATGCTAGAAAAATCGTTCCAACCTTAAGTACTGATGATATTTATTATGCAAAAGGTTTTGGTGGAGTACGCCCACAAGTGCTAAATAAAACTGAAAAAAAATTAATGCTAGGAGAAGCAAGTATTAATCCAGGCGGTGGAATAATCTTTAATATGACCCCATCTCCAGGTGCAACAAGCTGCCTTGGCAATGCTTTTAGAGACTTAAAACAAGTGTGCGAATATTTACAATTAGAATTTAATGAAGCTTTATTTAATAAAGAATTAAGGGGGCAAGAATGA
- the pyk gene encoding pyruvate kinase has protein sequence MKKTKIIATLGPASENKIKELILAGVNVFRLNFSHGTRDYHLKNLQNVRKISKELGKNIGVLQDISGPKIRVLELPEPFLLKKDDRLDIYKSTINAQQISNNHYKVSTNYNEILSLVKNGEFIFLCDGSIKIEVVNTNDEFIECKVHNEGKLSSNKGINFPNTKINIDVLTQKDKDDLLWGMQNEVDFVAISFVQNAYDIKNAKEILKDSNISIFAKIEKFDAVENIDEILNVSDGIMVARGDLGIEVPFFKVPNIQKELIKKANEISKPVITATQMLFSLTNSKSATRAEISDVANAVLDGTDAVMLSEESAVGIDPVNAVNIMSATIIEVEKAYKYNNYEHIKKDMTDTIAASSVHLANDIQADALICLTSSGASVKKIARYRPKTKIITMSHCEKTLKQLSINWGIDTVLMVDKANSLHELLHNCVRQGIKNNILNINQKYVVTAGYPVGKTGSTNLIRILENEQIEYYLNLQS, from the coding sequence ATGAAAAAAACAAAAATTATAGCAACACTAGGACCAGCAAGTGAAAATAAAATAAAAGAATTGATATTAGCAGGAGTTAATGTTTTTCGTCTTAACTTCTCTCACGGCACAAGAGATTATCATTTAAAAAACTTGCAAAATGTAAGAAAAATCTCAAAAGAACTTGGTAAAAATATAGGTGTTTTACAAGATATTTCAGGACCTAAAATCAGAGTTTTAGAGCTACCTGAACCCTTTTTGCTAAAAAAAGATGATAGATTAGATATTTATAAAAGCACAATAAATGCACAACAAATATCTAATAATCATTATAAAGTTAGTACAAATTACAATGAAATTTTATCTTTAGTGAAAAATGGTGAATTTATATTTTTATGTGATGGTTCAATTAAAATTGAGGTTGTTAATACTAATGATGAGTTTATTGAATGCAAGGTGCATAATGAAGGTAAATTATCATCTAATAAGGGTATTAATTTTCCAAATACTAAGATAAATATTGATGTATTAACTCAAAAAGATAAAGATGATTTATTATGGGGTATGCAAAATGAGGTTGATTTTGTTGCTATTTCTTTTGTACAAAATGCTTATGATATTAAAAACGCAAAAGAAATCTTAAAAGATAGCAATATCTCTATTTTTGCAAAAATAGAAAAATTTGATGCGGTAGAAAATATTGATGAAATTTTAAATGTTAGCGATGGAATAATGGTTGCAAGAGGAGACCTTGGTATTGAAGTGCCATTTTTTAAAGTGCCAAATATTCAAAAAGAATTAATCAAAAAAGCAAATGAAATAAGCAAACCTGTAATTACCGCTACACAAATGCTTTTTTCGCTTACAAATTCTAAAAGTGCAACTAGAGCAGAAATTAGCGATGTTGCAAATGCGGTTTTAGACGGTACTGATGCTGTTATGCTTAGCGAAGAAAGCGCAGTAGGAATTGACCCTGTAAATGCAGTAAATATAATGAGTGCGACTATTATAGAAGTTGAAAAGGCTTATAAATATAATAATTACGAACATATTAAAAAAGATATGACCGATACAATAGCAGCAAGTTCAGTGCATTTAGCAAATGATATACAAGCTGATGCTTTAATTTGTCTTACAAGCAGCGGAGCTAGTGTTAAAAAAATCGCAAGATATAGACCAAAAACAAAGATTATTACAATGAGCCATTGTGAAAAAACACTAAAACAATTAAGTATTAATTGGGGTATTGATACGGTTTTAATGGTTGATAAAGCAAATAGCTTGCACGAACTTTTGCACAATTGCGTAAGACAAGGTATTAAAAATAATATCTTAAATATAAATCAAAAATATGTTGTAACCGCTGGCTATCCTGTAGGTAAAACAGGTAGTACAAATTTAATTCGCATACTTGAAAACGAGCAAATTGAGTATTATTTAAATCTACAATCTTAA